A window of the Cygnus atratus isolate AKBS03 ecotype Queensland, Australia chromosome 4, CAtr_DNAZoo_HiC_assembly, whole genome shotgun sequence genome harbors these coding sequences:
- the ABCE1 gene encoding ATP-binding cassette sub-family E member 1, which translates to MADKLTRIAIVNHDKCKPKKCRQECKKSCPVVRMGKLCIEVTSQSKIAWISETLCIGCGICIKKCPFGALSIVNLPSNLEKETTHRYCANAFKLHRLPIPRPGEVLGLVGTNGIGKSTALKILAGKQKPNLGKYDDPPDWQEILTYFRGSELQNYFTKILEDDLKAIIKPQYVDQIPKAAKGTVGSILDRKDETKTQTVVCQQLDLTHLKERNVEDLSGGELQRFACAVVCIQKADIFMFDEPSSYLDVKQRLKAAITIRSLINPDRYIIVVEHDLSVLDYLSDFICCLYGVPSAYGVVTMPFSVREGINIFLDGYVPTENLRFRDASLVFKVAETANEEEVKKMCMYKYPGMKKKMGEFELSIVAGEFTDSEIMVMLGENGTGKTTFIRMLAGRLTPDEGGEVPILNVSYKPQKISPKSTGSVRQLLHEKIRDAYTHPQFVTDVMKPLQIENIIDQEVQTLSGGELQRVALALCLGKPADVYLIDEPSAYLDSEQRLMAARVMKRFILHAKKTAFVVEHDFIMATYLADRVIVFDGVPSKNTVANSPQTLLAGMNKFLSQLEITFRRDPNNYRPRINKLNSIKDVEQKKSGNYFFLDD; encoded by the exons ATGGCAGACAAATTAACAAGAATTGCTATTGTCAACCATGACAAGTGTAAGCCAAAGAAATGCCGTCAAGAATGCAAAAAGAGTTGTCCTGTGGTTCGAATGG GAAAACTTTGCATAGAAGTCACATCACAGAGCAAAATAGCATGGATCTCAGAAACACTTTGTATTGGTTGTGGTATTTGCATCAAG AAATGTCCTTTTGGAGCCTTGTCAATTGTTAACTTACCCAGCAACctggagaaagaaacaacacaCAGATACTGTGCCAATGCCTTCAAACTTCacag GTTGCCTATCCCTCGTCCAGGGGAAGTACTGGGATTGGTTGGAACCAATGGTATTGGAAAATCAACTGCCTTGAAAATCctagcaggaaaacagaagccaaATCTTGGAAAATATGAT GATCCACCTGACTGGCAAGAAATTCTGACTTATTTCCGAGGATCtgaattacaaaattatttcaccAAGATCCTGGAAGATGACCTAAAAGCTATCATTAAACCTCAGTACGTGGACCAGATCCCTAAAGCTGCAAAG gGAACAGTGGGATCAATTCTGGATAGAAAGGATGAAACAAAGACACAAACTGTTGTATGTCAGCAGCTTG ACCTAACccatctgaaagaaagaaatgttgagGACCTTTCAGGAGGAGAGCTTCAGAGATTTGCTTGTGCGGTTGTTTGCATTCAGAAGGCTGATAT CTTCATGTTTGATGAACCTTCGAGCTACCTAGATGTCAAGCAGCGCTTGAAAGCTGCCATTACTATTCGATCCCTAATAAACCCTGACAg gtACATTATTGTCGTAGAGCATGATCTAAGTGTGTTAGATTATCTCTCTGACTTTATCTGCTGCCTGTATGGTGTGCCAAGTGCTTATGGTGTTGTTACTATGCCTTTCAGCGTAAGAGAAG gcataaacattttcttagaTGGCTACGTTCCAACTGAAAATCTAAGGTTTCGAGATGCATCTCTGGTATTTAAAGTGGCTGAGACAGCTAATGAGGAAGAGGTTAAAAAGATGTGTATGTACAAATAtccaggaatgaaaaaaaagatgggagaaTTTGAACTATCCATTGTAGCTGGAGAATTCACAGATTCTGAAATTATGGTGATGTTAGGGGAAAATG gaacTGGCAAAACTACGTTTATCCGAATGCTTGCAGGAAGACTTACACCTGATGAAGGAG GTGAGGTCCCAATTCTAAATGTCAGCTACAAGCCACAGAAGATCAGTCCTAAATCTACA gGAAGTGTCCGTCAGCTGCTGCATGAGAAGATAAGAGATGCCTATACCCACCCCCAGTTTGTAACTGATGTAATGAAACCTCTTCAAATAGAAAACATCATTGACCAGGAG GTTCAGACATTGTCTGGTGGTGAGTTGCAGCGTGTTGCGTTAGCTCTTTGTCTTGGTAAACCTGCAGATGTCTACCTAATCGATGAACCGTCAGCGTATTTGGACTCTGAACAACGTCTAATGGCTGCTAGAGTCATGAAACG tttcattctCCATGctaaaaaaacagcttttgtggTAGAACATGACTTTATCATGGCTACGTATCTTGCTGATCGTGTGATTGTTTTTGATGGTGTTCCCTCCAAGAACACAGTTGCAAACAG TCCTCAGACTCTTTTGGCTGGAATGAATAAGTTTTTATCTCAACTTGAAATCACTTTCAGAAGAGACCCTAACAACTACAGACCAAGAATAAACAAACTCAATTCAATTAAG gatGTGGAACAAAAGAAGAGTGGAAACTACTTTTTCTTGGATGACTAA